The proteins below are encoded in one region of Mycobacterium botniense:
- the rapZ gene encoding RNase adapter RapZ encodes MGRIIDDEKRVGGVKAEPPNKQAGQPVGAPQSGIDVVLVTGLSGAGRGTAAKVLEDLGWYVADNLPPQLITRMVDFGLAAGSRITQLAVVMDVRSRGFTGDLDWVRNDLATRNITPRVLFMEASDDTLVRRYEQNRRSHPLQGEQTLVEGIAAEREMLSPVRATADLIIDTSTLSVRALRESIERAFGGETVAHTSVTVESFGFKYGLPMDADMVMDVRFLPNPHWVDELRPHTGQHPAVRDYVLGQNGAAEFLDTYHRLLSLVVDGYRKEGKRYMTVAIGCTGGKHRSVVIAEALAQLLGRNAQLSVRVLHRDLGRE; translated from the coding sequence ATGGGCCGGATCATAGATGACGAGAAACGGGTGGGCGGGGTGAAAGCCGAACCGCCAAACAAGCAGGCCGGCCAACCCGTCGGTGCACCGCAGTCGGGTATCGATGTGGTTTTGGTGACCGGGCTGTCCGGCGCCGGGCGCGGTACCGCGGCCAAGGTGCTCGAGGACCTCGGTTGGTATGTCGCCGACAATCTGCCTCCGCAACTGATCACCCGCATGGTGGACTTCGGGCTGGCGGCCGGATCGCGGATCACCCAGCTTGCGGTGGTGATGGATGTGCGCTCGCGTGGGTTCACCGGGGACCTGGACTGGGTGCGCAACGACCTGGCGACCCGCAACATCACCCCGCGGGTGCTGTTTATGGAAGCCTCCGACGACACGCTGGTGCGCCGTTACGAGCAGAATCGCCGCAGCCATCCGCTCCAAGGCGAGCAGACGCTGGTGGAAGGGATCGCCGCGGAGCGTGAGATGCTGTCGCCGGTGCGTGCCACCGCCGACCTGATCATCGACACGTCGACCCTGTCGGTGCGAGCCTTACGCGAAAGCATCGAACGCGCATTCGGCGGCGAGACCGTCGCGCACACCAGCGTGACGGTCGAGTCGTTCGGCTTCAAATACGGTCTGCCGATGGACGCGGACATGGTGATGGACGTGCGCTTCTTGCCTAATCCGCACTGGGTCGACGAGTTGCGGCCCCACACCGGTCAGCATCCGGCGGTGCGCGACTACGTGCTGGGCCAGAACGGCGCGGCAGAGTTCCTCGACACCTACCATCGATTGCTATCCCTGGTTGTCGACGGCTACCGCAAGGAGGGGAAGCGCTACATGACTGTTGCCATCGGCTGCACCGGCGGCAAGCATCGCAGTGTCGTCATCGCCGAGGCGTTGGCGCAGCTGCTGGGACGCAATGCGCAGCTATCCGTGCGGGTGCTGCACCGGGACCTGGGTCGCGAATGA
- the yvcK gene encoding uridine diphosphate-N-acetylglucosamine-binding protein YvcK — MSLEKSHSIVALGGGHGLYATLSAARRLTPHVTAVVTVADDGGSSGRLRSELDVVPPGDLRMALAALASDSPYGRLWATILQHRFGGSGALAGHPIGNLLLAGLNEVLGDPVAALDELGRILGVKGRVLPMCPIALQIEADVAGLEADPRIFRVIRGQVAIATTPGKVRRVRLLPPDPPATRQAVDAIMAADLVVLGPGSWFTSVIPHVLVPGLAAALRATTARRALVLNLVAEPGETAGFSVERHLHVLAQHAPGFTVHDVIIDAERVPSERERDQLRRTATLLEAEVRFADVSRPGTPLHDPDKLAAALDGVRMRDTGPGPSPVTAPVPIEAERQQAGAHGPGGNGPRGDDAWQ, encoded by the coding sequence ATGAGCCTGGAAAAAAGCCACAGCATCGTCGCTCTAGGCGGCGGACATGGTCTGTATGCGACGCTGTCGGCCGCCCGCCGGTTGACCCCGCACGTCACCGCCGTGGTCACGGTGGCCGACGACGGCGGCTCGTCGGGTCGGCTGCGCAGCGAATTGGACGTAGTGCCACCGGGTGATCTGCGAATGGCGTTGGCGGCGTTGGCATCTGACAGCCCGTACGGACGGCTGTGGGCCACTATCCTGCAGCACCGATTCGGCGGCAGCGGGGCGCTGGCCGGACACCCGATCGGCAACCTGTTGCTCGCCGGCCTCAACGAGGTGCTGGGCGACCCGGTCGCGGCCCTCGACGAGCTCGGGCGCATCCTCGGTGTCAAGGGCAGAGTACTGCCGATGTGCCCGATCGCCCTGCAGATTGAAGCCGACGTGGCTGGTTTAGAGGCCGACCCGCGGATATTTCGGGTGATCCGTGGCCAGGTGGCGATAGCCACCACACCGGGAAAGGTGCGGCGGGTGCGGTTGTTGCCCCCCGACCCGCCGGCCACCCGGCAAGCCGTCGACGCGATCATGGCGGCCGACCTGGTCGTGCTGGGCCCTGGTTCGTGGTTCACCAGCGTGATCCCGCACGTGCTGGTGCCCGGGCTGGCGGCGGCGCTGCGGGCGACCACGGCACGCCGCGCCCTGGTGCTCAACCTGGTGGCGGAGCCGGGGGAAACTGCCGGGTTCTCGGTCGAGCGCCATTTGCACGTGCTGGCTCAGCATGCGCCCGGTTTTACCGTGCACGACGTCATCATCGACGCCGAGCGGGTGCCCAGCGAGCGGGAGCGAGACCAACTGCGCCGCACCGCAACACTACTCGAAGCTGAGGTCCGCTTCGCTGACGTGTCCAGACCTGGTACACCATTACACGACCCGGACAAACTGGCGGCGGCGCTGGACGGGGTGCGGATGCGTGACACTGGACCGGGGCCGTCGCCGGTGACCGCCCCGGTGCCGATCGAAGCTGAACGGCAACAGGCCGGCGCACACGGACCGGGAGGTAACGGACCGAGGGGTGACGACGCGTGGCAATGA
- a CDS encoding bifunctional 3,4-dihydroxy-2-butanone-4-phosphate synthase/GTP cyclohydrolase II, protein MTRLDSVERAVADIAAGKAVIVIDDEDRENEGDLVFAAEKATPELVAFMVRYTSGYLCVPLDGAICDRLGLLPMYALNQDKHGTAYTVTVDAKNGVGTGISASDRATTMRLLADPASVADDFTRPGHVVPLRAKDGGVLRRPGHTEAAVDLARMAGLQPAGAICEIVSQKDEGAMAQTDELRVFADEHGLALITIADLIAWRRKHEKHVERVAEARIPTRHGEFRAIGYTSIYEDVEHVALVRGEIAGPHNDGDDVLVRVHSECLTGDVFGSRRCDCGPQLDAAMAMVAREGRGVVLYMRGHEGRGIGLMHKLQAYQLQDAGADTVEANLRLGLPADARDYGIGAQILVDLGVRSMRLLTNNPAKRVGLDGYGLHIIERVPLPVRANAENIRYLMTKRDRMGHDLAGLDDFHESAHLPGEFGGAL, encoded by the coding sequence ATGACGAGGCTGGATTCCGTCGAACGGGCGGTTGCCGATATCGCGGCGGGCAAAGCCGTGATCGTCATCGACGACGAGGACCGCGAAAACGAAGGTGACCTCGTCTTCGCCGCCGAGAAAGCGACGCCGGAGCTGGTGGCGTTCATGGTGCGCTACACCTCGGGCTATCTGTGTGTGCCGCTGGACGGCGCGATTTGCGACCGGCTGGGCCTGCTGCCCATGTATGCGCTGAACCAGGATAAGCACGGCACCGCCTACACGGTCACGGTGGACGCGAAAAATGGTGTGGGCACCGGGATTTCAGCTTCCGACCGGGCTACGACGATGCGGCTACTGGCCGATCCCGCCAGCGTCGCCGACGATTTCACCAGGCCCGGACACGTGGTCCCGCTGCGCGCCAAGGACGGTGGGGTGTTGCGCCGTCCCGGCCACACCGAGGCTGCCGTCGATCTGGCGCGGATGGCAGGGCTGCAGCCCGCCGGCGCGATTTGCGAGATCGTGAGCCAGAAGGACGAGGGCGCGATGGCGCAGACCGATGAGCTGCGGGTGTTCGCCGACGAGCATGGTCTCGCGCTGATCACCATCGCCGACTTGATCGCCTGGCGACGCAAACACGAAAAGCATGTCGAGCGGGTCGCTGAGGCGCGTATCCCGACCCGGCACGGGGAGTTTCGCGCAATCGGCTACACCAGCATCTACGAGGACGTCGAACATGTCGCGCTGGTTCGCGGCGAAATCGCAGGACCGCACAACGACGGCGACGACGTGCTGGTGCGGGTGCACTCGGAGTGCCTGACCGGAGATGTGTTCGGCTCGCGGCGCTGTGACTGCGGGCCGCAGTTGGACGCGGCGATGGCGATGGTGGCGCGGGAAGGGCGCGGGGTGGTGCTCTACATGCGCGGGCATGAGGGCCGAGGCATCGGCCTGATGCACAAACTGCAGGCCTACCAGTTGCAGGACGCCGGCGCCGACACCGTGGAAGCTAACCTAAGGCTCGGGTTGCCAGCCGACGCAAGGGATTACGGGATTGGCGCGCAGATCCTCGTCGATCTCGGGGTGCGCTCGATGCGGCTGCTGACCAACAACCCTGCCAAACGTGTCGGGCTCGACGGCTACGGACTGCACATCATCGAACGGGTGCCGCTGCCGGTGCGGGCCAACGCCGAAAATATCCGTTATCTGATGACCAAGCGCGATCGGATGGGTCATGACCTGGCCGGGTTGGACGATTTCCACGAATCCGCCCATCTGCCAGGTGAGTTCGGTGGTGCGTTATGA
- a CDS encoding LppX_LprAFG lipoprotein translates to MHTPRRRAVVLVALAVLSATAALLAGCSSSKPTSKQPLPDAATLLRESSQTTKGVQSVHVVLSTTGKVQGLPVKMLTGDLTTAPSTAAKGNAKVVVGGSDLDADFVVYDSDLYATLTPNKWTDLGPAADIYDVSTILNPNTGLANILANFADAKAEGRDIINGQDTVRISGSVPAEAVNALAPQLKVNQPLPATVWIQENGDHQLVQAKLDQSAGNSIQITLSNWGEPVQVTKPPAS, encoded by the coding sequence ATGCACACGCCCCGCCGACGTGCCGTCGTCCTTGTCGCTTTGGCCGTCCTGAGCGCCACCGCCGCGCTCCTCGCCGGCTGCTCGTCGTCCAAGCCGACCAGCAAGCAGCCGCTCCCCGATGCGGCGACACTGCTGAGGGAATCCAGCCAGACCACCAAGGGCGTCCAGAGCGTGCACGTGGTGCTGTCGACGACCGGCAAGGTTCAGGGGCTGCCCGTCAAAATGCTCACCGGCGACCTCACCACCGCGCCCAGCACCGCCGCCAAGGGCAACGCCAAGGTCGTGGTCGGCGGTTCTGATCTCGACGCCGACTTCGTGGTGTACGACTCGGACCTGTATGCCACCTTAACCCCGAACAAATGGACTGATCTCGGTCCCGCCGCCGATATCTACGACGTCTCCACGATCTTGAACCCCAACACCGGGCTGGCCAACATCCTGGCCAACTTCGCCGATGCCAAGGCCGAAGGCCGCGACATCATCAACGGGCAAGACACCGTGCGCATCAGCGGCAGCGTTCCCGCAGAAGCCGTGAACGCCCTTGCGCCGCAATTGAAGGTGAACCAGCCGCTGCCTGCCACCGTCTGGATCCAGGAGAACGGCGACCACCAGCTGGTTCAGGCGAAGCTGGATCAAAGTGCGGGTAATTCCATCCAGATCACCCTGTCCAACTGGGGGGAGCCCGTGCAGGTGACGAAACCTCCGGCGAGCTAG
- the ribH gene encoding 6,7-dimethyl-8-ribityllumazine synthase, protein MSGGAGVPEMPPLDASGLQLAIVASTWHRTICDALLEGARKTAAEWGIDNPTVVRVLGAIEIPVVAQALARDHDAVVALGVVIRGATPHFDYVCDAVTQGLTRVSLDASTPVANGVLTTNTEQQALERAGLPTSTEDKGAQATAAALSTALALRELRPKP, encoded by the coding sequence GTGAGCGGTGGCGCCGGTGTACCGGAGATGCCTCCGCTCGACGCGTCCGGGCTGCAGCTTGCCATTGTCGCCAGCACGTGGCACCGCACGATCTGCGACGCGCTGCTGGAAGGAGCCCGCAAAACCGCTGCCGAGTGGGGTATCGACAACCCGACGGTAGTCCGGGTGCTGGGAGCGATCGAGATCCCGGTGGTGGCCCAGGCACTGGCCCGCGACCATGACGCTGTTGTCGCGCTAGGTGTCGTGATCCGCGGTGCAACACCACATTTCGACTATGTTTGCGATGCAGTGACTCAGGGTCTGACCCGGGTGTCGCTGGACGCCTCCACACCGGTAGCCAACGGTGTGCTGACCACCAACACCGAGCAGCAAGCGCTGGAGCGGGCCGGGCTGCCGACCTCCACCGAGGACAAGGGTGCGCAGGCGACGGCGGCGGCGCTGTCCACCGCGCTCGCGCTGCGCGAGCTGCGCCCAAAACCGTGA
- a CDS encoding MFS transporter, whose protein sequence is MRAGRRVAISAGSLAVLLGALDTYVVVTIMRDIITTVGIPINQLQRITPIVTWYLLGYIAAMPLLGRASDRFGRKLLLQTSLAMFAVGSVITALATDLHILVVGRTLQGLAAGALLPVTLALGADLWAARNRAGVLGGIGAAQELGSVLGPLYGIFIVWLLHRWQDVFWINVPLALAAMVMIQFSLPSRDRSTEPERIDLVGGVLLAVTLGLAVIGLYNPNPNGRQALPSYGLPLVIGALAAAVVFALWERFARTRLIEPAGVHFRPFLAALGASIAAGAALMVTLVDVELFGQGVLGMDQDEAAILLLRFLIALPVGALLGGWIAIRVGDRAMTFAGLLIAAGGYWLISKWPVDLLSYRHDVFGVVSLPAMDTDLVIAGLGLGLVIGPLSSASLRVVPSAQHGIAAALVVVARMTGMLVGVAALSAWGFYRFTQIVAGLTASVPPNASLAVRIAIQARLYRQAFADMYGEIFTVTALVCVAGALLGLLVASRRVHAAEPSVDELQAVGPSA, encoded by the coding sequence ATGCGAGCAGGCCGCAGAGTCGCGATCAGCGCGGGCAGCCTCGCTGTGCTGCTCGGTGCCCTCGACACCTATGTCGTGGTCACCATCATGCGCGACATCATCACCACCGTGGGCATCCCGATCAACCAGCTGCAGCGGATCACCCCGATCGTCACCTGGTATCTGCTGGGCTACATCGCCGCCATGCCACTGCTGGGCCGGGCGTCGGACCGGTTCGGCCGCAAACTGCTGTTGCAGACCAGCCTGGCCATGTTCGCCGTCGGCTCGGTGATCACCGCTCTGGCCACCGATCTGCACATCCTGGTGGTGGGGCGCACCCTTCAGGGTCTGGCCGCCGGCGCGCTGCTGCCGGTGACCCTGGCGCTGGGCGCCGACTTGTGGGCGGCCCGCAACCGCGCCGGGGTGCTCGGTGGTATCGGCGCCGCCCAGGAACTGGGCAGCGTGCTGGGCCCGCTGTACGGGATTTTTATCGTCTGGCTGCTGCACCGCTGGCAGGACGTGTTCTGGATCAACGTGCCGCTGGCGCTGGCCGCGATGGTGATGATCCAGTTCAGCCTGCCATCGCGGGACCGCAGCACCGAACCGGAGCGGATCGACCTGGTCGGTGGGGTGTTGCTGGCGGTCACGCTGGGCTTGGCGGTCATCGGGCTCTACAACCCCAACCCCAACGGCCGGCAGGCGTTGCCCAGTTACGGGTTGCCGCTGGTGATCGGCGCGCTCGCCGCGGCCGTAGTGTTCGCGCTGTGGGAACGTTTCGCACGCACCCGGCTCATCGAACCGGCCGGGGTGCACTTCCGACCGTTCCTGGCTGCATTGGGTGCCTCGATCGCAGCCGGTGCGGCTCTGATGGTGACGCTGGTCGATGTGGAACTGTTCGGTCAGGGCGTGCTGGGCATGGACCAGGACGAGGCGGCCATCCTGCTGCTGCGTTTTCTCATCGCGTTGCCGGTCGGGGCGCTGCTGGGCGGATGGATCGCCATCCGGGTCGGTGATCGGGCGATGACGTTCGCCGGGCTTCTGATCGCGGCCGGCGGCTATTGGCTGATCTCGAAGTGGCCGGTCGACCTGCTGTCCTACCGCCACGACGTGTTCGGCGTGGTTTCGCTGCCGGCGATGGATACCGACCTGGTGATCGCCGGGCTCGGGTTGGGTCTGGTGATCGGCCCGTTGTCGTCGGCAAGTCTGCGGGTGGTGCCGTCGGCGCAGCACGGTATCGCGGCCGCGCTGGTGGTGGTGGCGCGGATGACCGGCATGCTGGTCGGAGTGGCCGCGTTGAGTGCGTGGGGTTTCTACCGGTTCACCCAGATCGTGGCGGGCCTGACCGCGTCAGTGCCGCCTAACGCCAGCCTGGCGGTGCGGATAGCCATCCAGGCTCGCTTGTACCGGCAGGCGTTCGCGGACATGTACGGCGAGATCTTCACGGTCACCGCCCTGGTCTGCGTGGCGGGGGCGCTGTTGGGACTGCTGGTCGCCAGCCGCCGCGTACACGCCGCGGAACCTTCGGTGGACGAGCTGCAGGCCGTCGGGCCGTCTGCGTAG
- a CDS encoding riboflavin synthase: MFTGIVEELGEVTGRDDVADCARLTIRGPAVTADAGHGDSIAVNGVCLTVVEVLPGGQFTADVMAETLHRSNLRDIRVGSRVNLERAVALNSRLGGHIVQGHIDGTGTILARTPSPEWEVVRIELPPALARYVVEKGSITVDGISLTVSGLGPDWFEVSLIPTTRQLTTLGRAPVGTPVNLEVDVIAKYVERLMGRSAR, translated from the coding sequence GTGTTCACCGGAATCGTCGAAGAATTGGGTGAGGTGACCGGCCGGGATGACGTGGCCGACTGCGCCCGCCTGACCATCCGCGGTCCCGCGGTCACCGCCGATGCCGGTCACGGTGATTCGATCGCGGTCAACGGTGTGTGCCTGACCGTTGTCGAGGTACTGCCCGGAGGGCAATTCACCGCCGACGTGATGGCCGAAACGCTGCACCGGTCCAACCTACGTGACATCCGGGTCGGCAGCCGGGTGAACCTGGAGCGCGCGGTCGCGCTGAACAGCCGCCTGGGCGGGCACATCGTGCAGGGCCACATCGACGGCACCGGCACGATCCTGGCCCGCACCCCGTCCCCGGAGTGGGAAGTGGTGCGCATCGAGCTGCCGCCCGCGCTGGCGCGATACGTCGTCGAAAAAGGGTCGATCACCGTCGACGGCATCTCGCTGACCGTGTCCGGGTTGGGCCCAGACTGGTTCGAGGTCTCGCTGATCCCCACCACCCGGCAGCTGACCACCCTGGGCCGCGCCCCGGTGGGAACGCCGGTGAATCTCGAGGTCGACGTCATCGCCAAATACGTGGAACGGCTGATGGGGCGGTCCGCCCGGTAA
- a CDS encoding PH domain-containing protein: MNATSGHDWDAEIRPYLTPYFAYGAAFVIAAAHIAVGALLKAKSTGVVFQTADQVAIGALGIVIAGLVLLLARPRLRVGPAGLSVRNLVGYRLIPWSAVVDVSFPDGARWARIDLPGDEYIPVLAIQAVDKNRAVDAMNTVRASLLRYRPDLRSAADDTSSA, encoded by the coding sequence GTGAACGCCACCTCCGGACACGACTGGGACGCCGAAATTCGGCCCTATCTGACACCCTATTTCGCCTATGGGGCGGCTTTTGTGATCGCGGCGGCACATATCGCGGTGGGTGCGCTGCTCAAGGCCAAGTCCACCGGGGTGGTCTTCCAAACGGCCGACCAGGTGGCGATCGGCGCGTTGGGGATAGTGATCGCCGGGCTCGTGTTGCTGCTCGCCCGTCCGCGGCTTCGGGTGGGCCCTGCCGGGCTATCAGTGCGCAATCTCGTTGGCTACCGCCTCATCCCGTGGTCCGCTGTGGTCGATGTGTCATTTCCCGACGGTGCCCGCTGGGCACGAATCGACTTGCCCGGGGACGAGTACATCCCGGTATTGGCGATCCAGGCCGTCGACAAAAACCGCGCCGTCGACGCCATGAACACGGTGCGTGCCTCGCTGCTGCGCTACCGGCCCGACCTGAGATCCGCCGCCGATGACACGTCCTCGGCGTAG
- the ribD gene encoding bifunctional diaminohydroxyphosphoribosylaminopyrimidine deaminase/5-amino-6-(5-phosphoribosylamino)uracil reductase RibD yields the protein MTSRAAIGHDAAMRLAVEQANLVKGGTYPNPPVGAVIIDRGGRVVGVGGTGPPGSAHAEVVALRRAGASAAGGTAVVTLEPCNHHGRTPPCVDALLAAEVACVVYAVADPNPIAAGGAARLAAAGVQVVAGVQADLVAAGPLREWLHKQKTGLPHVTWKYATSIDGRSAAADGSSQWITSEAARADLHRRRAAADAIVVGTGTVLADDPALTARLPDGSLAERQPLRVVVGKRDIPAEAQVLNDDSRTMLIRTHDPHEVLKALSDRTDVLLEGGPTLAGAFLRAGAIDRILAYVAPILLGGPITAVDDVGVPSIARALRWRFDGVERVGPDLLLSLVPR from the coding sequence ATGACTAGCCGGGCGGCTATCGGCCACGACGCCGCCATGCGTCTCGCCGTCGAGCAGGCGAACCTGGTCAAGGGCGGCACCTATCCCAACCCGCCGGTCGGGGCGGTCATCATCGACCGCGGCGGCCGCGTGGTGGGCGTCGGCGGCACCGGTCCGCCCGGCAGCGCGCATGCCGAGGTGGTGGCGCTGCGCCGGGCCGGTGCTTCGGCCGCCGGCGGTACTGCGGTGGTCACCCTCGAGCCGTGCAACCATCACGGGAGAACGCCGCCCTGCGTGGATGCTTTGCTGGCTGCCGAGGTCGCGTGCGTGGTCTACGCCGTCGCCGATCCCAACCCGATCGCCGCCGGTGGTGCGGCGCGGTTGGCGGCCGCGGGCGTGCAGGTGGTCGCCGGCGTGCAGGCGGACCTGGTGGCGGCGGGCCCGCTGCGGGAGTGGCTGCACAAACAAAAGACCGGGCTGCCGCACGTGACCTGGAAGTATGCCACCAGCATCGATGGACGCAGTGCCGCCGCCGACGGGTCCAGCCAGTGGATCACCAGCGAGGCCGCCCGCGCGGACCTGCATCGGCGCCGCGCTGCTGCCGACGCGATCGTGGTCGGTACCGGCACAGTGCTCGCCGATGACCCGGCGCTGACCGCGCGGCTGCCCGACGGCTCGCTGGCGGAACGGCAACCGCTGCGCGTGGTGGTGGGAAAGCGGGACATACCGGCCGAGGCGCAGGTGCTCAACGACGATTCGCGCACCATGCTGATCCGCACCCACGATCCGCACGAAGTCCTCAAAGCCCTGTCGGACCGCACCGATGTGCTGCTGGAGGGCGGTCCCACCCTCGCGGGGGCGTTTCTGCGCGCCGGGGCCATCGATCGCATCCTGGCCTATGTGGCGCCGATTCTTTTGGGTGGGCCCATCACCGCGGTCGACGACGTCGGGGTGCCGAGTATTGCGCGGGCGCTGCGCTGGCGGTTCGACGGGGTGGAACGGGTCGGCCCGGATCTGCTGCTGAGCCTGGTGCCGCGGTAG
- the uvrC gene encoding excinuclease ABC subunit UvrC: protein MPDPATYRPAPGSIPAEPGVYRFRDQHGRVIYVGKAKSLRSRLTSYFTDVASLNPRTRQMVTTAAKVEWTVVSTEVEALQLEYNWIKEFDPRFNVRYRDDKSYPVLAVTLNEEFPRLMVYRGPRRKGVRYFGPYSHAWAIRETLDLLTRVFPARTCSTGVFKRHRQIGRPCLLGYIDKCSAPCIGLVSAEQHRQIVNDFCDFLSGKTERFARDLEQQMNAAAEQLDFERAARLRDDLSALRRALEKQTVVLSDGTDADVVAFADDELEAAVQVFHVRGGRVRGQRGWVVEKPGDPGDSGEAQLVEQFLTQFYGEQAELGDAADESANPVPREVLVPCLPPNADELASWLSGLRGTRVMLRVPRRGDKRVLAETVQRNAKEALQQHKLKRAGDFNARSAALQNIQDALGLADAPLRIECVDVSHVQGTDVVGSLVVFEDGLPRKSDYRHFAIREAAGQGRSDDVASIAEVTRRRFLRHLQDSDVPAPEGKSRRFAYPPNVYVVDGGAPQVNAAAAVLDELGITDIAVIGLAKRLEEVWVPSEPEPIILPRNSEGLYLLQRIRDEAHRFAISYHRSKRSKRMTASALDAVPGLGEHRRKALVSHFGSVSRLREATVEEITAVPGIGVATATAVLEALRPGRPGSKTEAPTYDQHTAGQGTG, encoded by the coding sequence GTGCCTGATCCCGCGACGTACCGCCCCGCGCCCGGATCCATCCCGGCGGAGCCGGGTGTCTACCGGTTCCGGGATCAGCATGGGCGAGTCATCTACGTCGGTAAGGCCAAAAGTCTGCGTAGCCGGCTGACCTCATATTTCACTGACGTCGCCAGCCTGAACCCGCGCACCCGCCAGATGGTGACCACCGCGGCCAAGGTGGAGTGGACGGTGGTCAGCACCGAGGTCGAGGCACTGCAGCTGGAATACAACTGGATCAAGGAGTTCGACCCGCGGTTCAACGTCCGCTACCGCGACGACAAGTCCTATCCGGTGCTGGCGGTCACCCTCAATGAAGAATTTCCCCGGTTGATGGTCTACCGCGGCCCCCGGCGCAAGGGGGTGCGCTATTTCGGCCCGTACTCGCACGCCTGGGCGATCCGGGAGACGCTCGATTTGCTCACCCGGGTATTTCCGGCTCGCACCTGCTCGACGGGAGTGTTCAAGCGTCACAGGCAGATCGGGCGGCCATGCCTGCTCGGCTACATCGACAAATGTTCGGCGCCATGCATCGGCCTGGTCAGCGCCGAGCAGCACCGCCAGATCGTGAACGATTTCTGCGATTTTCTGTCGGGCAAAACCGAGCGGTTCGCTCGCGACCTCGAGCAGCAGATGAACGCCGCAGCCGAACAACTGGATTTCGAACGCGCTGCCCGGCTGCGTGACGACCTGTCGGCGCTCAGGCGAGCCCTGGAGAAGCAGACCGTGGTGCTCAGTGACGGGACCGACGCCGATGTGGTCGCGTTCGCCGACGACGAGCTCGAAGCCGCCGTCCAGGTATTTCACGTGCGTGGCGGCCGGGTTCGCGGCCAGCGTGGCTGGGTCGTCGAAAAACCCGGTGACCCTGGCGATTCCGGCGAAGCACAGCTGGTCGAACAGTTTTTGACCCAGTTCTACGGTGAGCAGGCGGAGCTGGGCGATGCTGCCGACGAGTCCGCCAACCCGGTGCCGCGTGAGGTGCTGGTGCCGTGCCTGCCGCCCAATGCCGACGAGCTGGCGAGCTGGCTCTCAGGTCTGCGCGGCACACGGGTTATGCTGCGGGTGCCGCGACGCGGCGACAAACGGGTGCTGGCCGAAACCGTCCAGAGAAACGCGAAAGAGGCCCTGCAGCAACATAAGCTGAAACGAGCCGGAGATTTCAACGCCAGATCCGCTGCGCTGCAGAACATCCAGGATGCGTTGGGACTGGCCGACGCACCGCTGCGAATCGAATGCGTCGACGTCAGTCACGTCCAGGGCACCGATGTGGTCGGCTCGCTGGTGGTTTTCGAGGACGGGCTGCCACGCAAGTCCGACTATCGTCACTTCGCCATCCGGGAGGCCGCCGGGCAGGGCCGCTCCGACGACGTCGCTTCCATCGCCGAAGTCACCCGGCGCCGGTTCCTGCGTCACCTTCAGGACTCAGATGTGCCTGCCCCCGAAGGAAAGTCGCGTCGTTTCGCCTATCCGCCCAACGTCTACGTCGTCGACGGCGGTGCTCCGCAGGTCAACGCGGCGGCAGCGGTTCTCGACGAACTCGGCATCACCGATATCGCGGTCATCGGCCTCGCGAAGCGGCTCGAAGAGGTGTGGGTGCCTTCGGAACCCGAGCCGATCATCTTGCCGCGCAATTCCGAGGGATTGTATCTGTTGCAGCGGATTCGCGATGAGGCGCACCGCTTCGCCATCAGCTATCACCGCAGCAAGCGCTCCAAGCGCATGACGGCGTCGGCGCTGGACGCGGTGCCGGGACTGGGTGAGCACCGGCGCAAAGCACTGGTCAGTCATTTCGGATCGGTGTCCCGCCTCCGGGAGGCCACCGTTGAGGAGATCACCGCTGTGCCGGGCATCGGTGTCGCGACAGCGACGGCGGTGCTCGAAGCGTTGCGGCCGGGCCGACCCGGTTCGAAAACGGAAGCCCCGACGTATGATCAGCACACGGCCGGACAGGGGACCGGATGA